One Acidobacteriota bacterium genomic window, TCCTCGAGAAACACGGCGTGGACGTGGTCTTCGACGCCCACAGCCACTGCGTGGCGCGGACCTGGCCCATCCGGGACGGGGTTTTCGGGTCCTTCCCGGCCGACGGGGTCGTCTGCTACACCGTCGGCACCTCCCAGCCCAACCCGAAGAAGGACACCTCCCGGAAAATCTGGCACGCCTTCGCCTGGGACGGCCAGACGCGGGCCAACTACCTTGCCGTGACCGTCAGCGGCGACAAGCTGAGGATCGAGACCTTCCTGGACGACAACACCCCCCTCGACCGCTACGTCATCGACAAGGAGGACCCTTTCGACTCCACCCTGACGGTCCCGCCCGCCCGTTTCGAGAAGACCCACGCCGTCTGCTTCGGCTCCGTGGTCCCCGTCTGGTACCCGCCCTTGTCCGAGGACAAGCCCGGCTACGGCGGCCTGCCCTTCCGGGACGACAACCCGCGCAAGGGCATCCCCGACCTGATCCCCAACGGGGAGTGGTGCTTCGACATCCGGACCCTGGCCGTCTTCCTGAACGGCGTCTGGGACCGCGACCGGCGAAGCCTCACCTACGACGACATGGCCCTCGGCCTGAGCTTCCCCCCCGACACGGTCCACCTCGGGACCACCGCCGGGGGCCACCCCATGGACTACGTGTCGGAGAAGGGGCTCGAGGCGGCCGGCTTCGAGGTCCGCTACGACGACGCCCTCAACCTCTGGTTCATCGAGCGCACCCGCTGAGACCCGCGCGCGGCTCCTGCAACCACCCGCTCCCGAAACCCTTTTCGTTTCCTGCCTCCGGGGAGAGAATCTTTATGTTCAACACAGAACAAAAGGGTTGCGCATCACATCGCTTTTTGCGGGGTCATCAATCGTGAGGGTCCCGCAATACAGTACCCCCCGACCCCGAAGGGGTCGAACGTGAATAGAAGGAAGGGAGAATCGATCACCCCGACCCCGAAGGGGTCGAATGTGAATAGAAGGAGGGGAGAATCGATCACCCCGACCCCGAAGGGGTCGAATATGAATAGAAGGAGGGGAGAATCGATCACCCCGACCCCGAAGGGGTCGAATGTGCGGAGAGGTGACTCACGTTCGACCCCTTCGGGGTCGGGCGGTGGGGGTGGGGCGTTCATCTATTCACGTTCGACCCCTTCGGGGTCGGGCGGTGGGGGTGGGGCGTTCATCTATTCACGTTCGACCCCTTCGGGGTCGGGTGGTGGGGCATTCATCCGGTACCTTGCCCAAGCGTTCATCGAGAAAAGCCTCGACGACCGCGAATATCTGATCGATCCCGTCCGACGTCGGCAAGGCCTCGCGGATCATCTCCAGGTATCGTCTTGACCGGGCGGTCTCCAGGGTCGGCCTGAAATTGAGGTCGAAAACCCAGCTGATCTGGAGCAGTTTGAAGTCGTTGAGATTGTTGACATGGTTCAAGTTCACGAGATCCCGGTTGACCAGGTCACGGTATACCGCCTCGGAGAAACCGGGCGAGTCCGGGAGACCCAGTTCGATCGCGCCGCTGCGCCGGCCGTTTTTCCGCTGGTAGTTTTGAAGCCCCGCGCGGCCGCTCTCCCGACCGGTGTTTCCTGTCGCTTTGAACCGACCCGGCGCCGCCTCCGTTTTACGGTCTCCCGACCAAGGCCTCCAGAGGGCTGTCTCTTCCTCCTGCCTCCTGAATTCTGAATTCTTCGTTCGTGTGGTTCGTGGTTCCTTTTCCGCTTTATCAGGGCTGATGCTATCGCAAAAAGTACCATCACCCTCCGGGTGAGGCTCAAACAAAGGCTTTACATACACTTTCCCCTTCGTTTTCCGACTTTTTGCGAACGCATCATGTTTGATGAACCCGTAAAAAGCCCTGCAATTCGGGCTTTCACGCGGTTCGATTTGAGCTATCATCAGCAAAAAGGAGTTGACATGAAACACTTCCAATCCGTCACGCTGATCCTCCTCGTCGGCGTCCTTGGGGTGGTGCTGTGCGGATGCGGCGCGGCCGACCCCGGTCAACCCCGGGCCGCGAATCCGTCCGCGGAAAAGCCCCTGCCGCCACCGAAACCGTCCCTTTGGAAGGTGCGGGTGACGGGGCAGAAGCTGCTGGAGTCCTACCCGGACCGGCCGGACGTCGATCGCGACCACCCGGTGCTGGCCCTCAAGGTGGCCGTCGAGTACACGGGACCGGGTGAGGCGGTGATCTCGAAAGGGCAGCTCCGGCTCTCTGCGCCGAGCGGCAGTCCCTGCCCCCTGTTCGCGATAGGGAGTGGAGGGAACGCCTTCGATCAGTTCAACTTCCACACGATCCCCGGGGAAGGCTGGTTCGGAGGCGGATATCCCTCGGTGGACAACGTTGTGGACGGCCGCACCGTCTTCGGCCTTCGCCAACCGGACGCCGCGAAGCCCCCGACGCTGCTCTTCCAGGAGCGAAGCCAGGAGATCCTCCTGGGGTTCGTCATCCCCCGCGTCGGCGGAACGTTCAGCCTGGAATTCGGCGACGCCTCCGGAGCGCCGGTCGCCGTTGCGCCATGAGGAAATCCTGTCCCGCAGGGACAGGCGTGACCTTGCTGGCCAGGGAGCCTGGCTCCCGGTGAGGTTGGTGAAAGTCGAGAGGAGGGACAAAATGAAACGAGCCTTGGGATTGATGGCCCTTGCCGTGCTGGTTGCCGCCTGGGCGGCGGGAGGGGTGGAGTACCGGACCCGGAACACGGTGAAGCTCAACAGCCAGACCACCGGCGCCACGTCGGGGAATGCCGGCCTGTTCGACCTGCTGGCGAGCCGTCTCAAACCGGAGGAGCGGGAGCTGGCCCTGCAGAGCGGGACCCTGGTGCGGGCCCAGGGCGGCAGCGCATTGGTCCTTCTCGTCCGGCCGCGGGTTGATGACGCCCGGGGGATCTCCGCCCGAATCGCCCGGGACGGGAACTACCTCCTGCACCGCGGCGGCGACCGGCAGTCCTACCTGGTCGATCCCGTCCGAAAGGTGTATGCCGTCTATCCCCTGTCTCCGGCCGAGGTGAAGGAGGCGATGAAGGTCGGCGGCATGAAGCTGGAGTGCAAGGCGTCCGACCTGGCCATCACGGCGGAGAGCCTCCCCGACGAGCCACTGGGGGGCGGGACCTGCCGTCACCTGCGCCTCACGGTCCGATACGTCGCCCAGTACCGCATGAGCAAACTGATGCGATGGCAGAAGGAGAACCACACCGACGTGCTCGACGTCTGGCTCCGGCCGGACCTGCCGGGTTATGCAGGGGTCCCGGACGTCCTGCGGACCGAGGTTTACCGGACGATGTACGACGAGGTGAACACGGCCGTCTGGAACCGGCTGCGGGACCTCTTCAAGGACGGCTTCCCGATCCGGCAGCGGTTCCGCCTGAATGCGGGCAACCCCGGGGTGGCGGGTTTCAACGCCTCGAAATTTGACGCCGACGTGGGGCTTGATGTGGAGGACCTTCGCGCAGTGGAGATCCCGCCGTCGGAGTTCGAGCTGCCTGCCGGCTATGCCAGGGTCACCCTGGACGAGTTGATCCGGGCCGAATCGCCTGCAAAACCCTGAAAAGAGGTTAAATGGATATGAAGAAAGCCATGGGGAAACCCTTCTGCCGATTCCTGGCTTTGTGGTTGCTGATCGCGGCGGGGATGCCCTTCGTTCCGGCGGGGAAGCCCAAGGTCCTGGACACGGGGCCGTACCCGCGGGTGGCGGTGTGGGTCTGCCGGATGGCGGACCAGAACGGCCTGCTGCCCGACATCAAGCCCGAGACCGACTACGCCCTGCGGACGCCCACCGGGTTGAAGCTGGGCCAGGTGAGCACCGGTTTCAACCCCATGGCCGTCGTGGTCAACGACCCCGCCGTCCGGGAGGACCCGGCGATGAAGCAGAAGATCAAGGTGATCGACCCGGCCGACACGGACTACGCCTTCGAGCGGGGGTTCCTCATTTCCGAGCGCAGGAACCTGTTCTCCCGCGCCACCACCGTCACGGTGATCACCCTCGGCGACGACGAGGTGCGACAACGGGCCCTGGTCTACCTGCGGAAAGGCTTCCATGGCCCGCAAAAACTCTGGGACTTCCCGGGGGTCGAGGAACTGATCAAGTAGTACGCGCCGCCTGCCGGGCGGCGCACGGGTCAACGGGGTCAGGGGGTGNNNNNNNNNNNNNNNNNNNNNNNNNNNNNNNNNNNNNNNNNNNNNNNNNNNNNNNNNNNNNNNNNNNNNNNNNNNNNNNNNNNNNNNNNNNNNNNNNNNNCGAAACGTCCGGGCGCCTTCCGGCAGAAGGCGCGTACCGTACGCGCCGCCTGCCGGGCGGCGCACGGGTCAACGGGGTCAGGGGGTGCGAAACGTCCGGGCGCCTTCCGGCAGAAGGCGCGTACCGTACGCGCCGCCTGCCGGGCGGCGCATGAGTCAACGGGGTCAGGGGGTGCGAAACGTCCGGGCGCCTTCCGGCAGAAGGCGCGTACCGTACGCGCCGCCTGCCGGGCGGCGCACGGGTCAACGGGGTCAGGGGGTGCGAAACGTCCGGGCGCCTTCCGGCAGAAGGCGCGTACCGTGCGCGCCGCCTGCCGGGCGGCGCACGGGTCAAAGGGGTCAGGGGGTGCAAGACGTCCGGGCGCCTTCCGGCAGAAGGCGCCTACCGTACGCGCCGCCTGCCGGGCGGCGCACGGGTCAACGGGCTCAGGGGGTGCGAGATGTCCAGGCGCCTTCCGGCAGAAGGCGCGTACCGTACGCGCCGCCTGCCGGGCGGCGCATGAGTCAACGGGGTCAGGGGGTGCGAAACGTCCGGGCGCCTTCCGGCAGAAGGCGCGTACCGTGCGCGCCGCCTGCCGGGCGGCGCATGAGTCAACGGGGTCAGGGGGTGCAAGACGTCCGGGCGCCTTCCGGCAGAAGGCGCGTACCGTACGCGCCGCCTATGGTTTTCGCCGGCGGAAGATGCGCTTGACGCGGCCGGCCTCGGCGAAGAGGGAGTAGGCCACGGGGGTGACCACCAGCGTGGGGAGGAGGCAGAGCATCTGCCCGCCGATGATGGTCACGGCGATGGCGGACCGCTGGGCCGAGCCGGCGCCGATCCCCATGGCGGTGGGGACCAGGCCGGCCACGATGGCGAAGGTGGTCATCAGGATGGGGCGCAGCCGGACCTTGTTGGCCTCGACGATGGCTTCCCGCAGCGGCATCCCCTGCTCCCGGAGCTTGTTGGTGTAGTCCACCTGCAGGATCCCGTTCTTCTTCACGATGCCCAGCAGGAGCAGCACGCCGAGGGCGCTCCAGAGGTTGAGCGTCCGGTCGGTGGCCCAGAGGGAGAGGAGGGCGAAGGGGATGGCGAGGGGCAGGCTGAGCATGATGGTGAAGGGGTGCAGGAAGCTCTCGAACTGGGCGGCCAGCACCATGTACATGAAGATGGAGGCCAGCAGCAGGGCGAGGATGAGGTTCTTCGTGGTCTCGTCCAGGACCTTGACGGCCCCCGTGAAGCGGTAACTGTACCCGGGGGGCAGCCCCATCTTCGCGATTTCCTCCCGGACGGTGCGCGCCGCCGCGTCCAGAGGGAAATCGGGGGCGTTGCTGCCGTTGACCGACACCTGGAACTGCCGGTTGTAGCGCTCGATGCGGGCCGGCCCCAGGCCGCGCTGCACCGTCGCCACGTTGTCCAGCCGGACCTGTCCCAGCCGGTCGGACGGGATCATCAGGCGCGTCAGCATGTCCGGGTCCTTCTGCTGTTCCGGGAGCAGCTGCAGCGTCACGTCGAACTGCTCGTCGCCTTCCTTGTAGGTGGAAATCTGGTCTTCCCCGGCGATCATCAGGCGGACGGCCCGCGCCACGTCCCGGGCCCGCACGCCGAGGTCGGAGGCGCGCCGGCGGTCGATGACCACGTGCATTTCCGGGCTGTTGAGGCTCATGCCGGGGTCGATGTCCCGAAGGCCCGGCACCTTGCGTAGACGGAGGGCCGCCTCCTTCGCCAGTTCGGTCACCCTGGGGAAGTCCGGGCCGAGGATGGGGAGCCGGATCGGGAAGGAGGTTTCCCCGCCGCCCAGGGCCGAGGGGATCACGACCCGGCATCGGAGGTTCGGGTGCTCCGCGACGATGCGCCGCACCTTCTCGGCCACATCCTGGTTGGAGACCTTCCGTTTCTCCAGCTCCAGCAGCCGGACGTAGACGTGGGCGTGGTTGGCCGCCCCCTCGTGGACGTAGGGATTGACGAACTTCACCCCCTCGAGGGCGGCGATCCGGTCCGCGATCTCCGTCGTCACCCGCGAGGTCCCCTCGAGGGAAACCCCCACGGGCAGGTCCATGATCAGGTTCAGCTCGCCCTGGTCGTCGGGGGGGATCCAGTCGCGCCCGACGAGGGCATTCAGCGGGAAGGTCAGAGCGAAGGCGGCCAGCGCCAGCAGGAGGACCACCGCCCGGTGGTTCAGCGACCAGGTGATGAGGTGCCCGTAGCCCCGGATGACCCACCCGAAAATGCCGGTGTCCCGGGACCCGTGGTGCGCCGCCGGAGGCTCCCCGGAGTCGGAGACAGGGTCTGCGGGCCGGCCGCCGCCGGGCGCTTCGCCGCCGGGGGGGTCGCCGTCGGGGCGACGAAGCCGCCGGAGCAGCTTCGAGCTCAGCATGGGCGTCAGGGTGAAGCTGACCAGCATGGAGACCAGGATGGCAAAGGCCATGGTCCAGCCGAACTGGTTGACGTAGCGGCGGGCGTAGCCGCTCATGAAGGCGATGGGGAGGAAGATGATGACCAGGGAGAGGGTGGTGGCCATCACCGCCAGGGTGATCTCCCGGGTGGCCTCGATGGCGGCCCGGACGGGGGAGAGGCCTTTCTCCTCGAGGTAGCGGACGATGTTCTCCAGCACGACGATGGCGTCGTCGATGACGATCCCGACGGCGAGCGTCAGGGCCAGCAGGGTCATGTTGTTGAGGGTGAAGTCCATCGCCTTCAGGAGGGTGAAGGTGGCGATGATGGAGGTGGGGATGGCGATGGCGGCGATGACCACGGAGCGGAAGTTGCGGATGAAGAGCAGCACCACCAGGCTGGCCAGGAGGCTCCCGAAGAGGAGGTGCTCCTCCAGGGAGGCGATGGACGCCTCGATGAAGACGGACTGGTCGCGGATCACCCGGAGGGAGATGCCCGGCGGGAGGTTCTTCTCGATGTCCCGCAGCTTCCCTTTCACCGCGGCGATGATCTCCACGGTGTTGGTCCCCGACTGGCGGCGAACGTCCAGGGAGACCGCCTGCTTCCCCTCCAGCAGGTTCCAGGAGCGGGGCTCGGCGAAGCCGTCCTCCACCCGGCCGAGGTCGCGGACACGGAGGGGGGCGCCCTTGACATTGGCGACGATGGTGTCCTCGAACTGGCCGACGGCGTCCATGCGGCCCAGGGTCCGCACGCCGAGTTCCGCCTCCCCGCGCCGGATCTTCCCGCCGGGGATCTCGACGTTCTCGGCCTGGATGGCGTTCTCGACGTCGTTGATGGTCAGGTTGC contains:
- a CDS encoding efflux RND transporter permease subunit; amino-acid sequence: MTLAEVCVKRPVFSVMLIGFLVVLGVFSFRELGVDLFPKADPATVSISVRLPGATPEEVATQVILPLEEAVSTISGLDELTSTAQEGSARITCRFVLEREIESAAQDVREKVSGALRNLPPNILPPVIQKADPDADPVLSLVVASTKSLRETTEIAEKRIKRVLETVDGVGEVSLNGARRRQIRILVDAEKLSACNLTINDVENAIQAENVEIPGGKIRRGEAELGVRTLGRMDAVGQFEDTIVANVKGAPLRVRDLGRVEDGFAEPRSWNLLEGKQAVSLDVRRQSGTNTVEIIAAVKGKLRDIEKNLPPGISLRVIRDQSVFIEASIASLEEHLLFGSLLASLVVLLFIRNFRSVVIAAIAIPTSIIATFTLLKAMDFTLNNMTLLALTLAVGIVIDDAIVVLENIVRYLEEKGLSPVRAAIEATREITLAVMATTLSLVIIFLPIAFMSGYARRYVNQFGWTMAFAILVSMLVSFTLTPMLSSKLLRRLRRPDGDPPGGEAPGGGRPADPVSDSGEPPAAHHGSRDTGIFGWVIRGYGHLITWSLNHRAVVLLLALAAFALTFPLNALVGRDWIPPDDQGELNLIMDLPVGVSLEGTSRVTTEIADRIAALEGVKFVNPYVHEGAANHAHVYVRLLELEKRKVSNQDVAEKVRRIVAEHPNLRCRVVIPSALGGGETSFPIRLPILGPDFPRVTELAKEAALRLRKVPGLRDIDPGMSLNSPEMHVVIDRRRASDLGVRARDVARAVRLMIAGEDQISTYKEGDEQFDVTLQLLPEQQKDPDMLTRLMIPSDRLGQVRLDNVATVQRGLGPARIERYNRQFQVSVNGSNAPDFPLDAAARTVREEIAKMGLPPGYSYRFTGAVKVLDETTKNLILALLLASIFMYMVLAAQFESFLHPFTIMLSLPLAIPFALLSLWATDRTLNLWSALGVLLLLGIVKKNGILQVDYTNKLREQGMPLREAIVEANKVRLRPILMTTFAIVAGLVPTAMGIGAGSAQRSAIAVTIIGGQMLCLLPTLVVTPVAYSLFAEAGRVKRIFRRRKP